In Chryseobacterium gotjawalense, the following are encoded in one genomic region:
- the ribD gene encoding bifunctional diaminohydroxyphosphoribosylaminopyrimidine deaminase/5-amino-6-(5-phosphoribosylamino)uracil reductase RibD: MNHEIYMRRCINLAQKALGQTYPNPLVGCVIVYNNEIIGEGFHEKAGCAHAEINAINSVKNTALLKESTIYVSLEPCAHFGKTPPCANKIVEIAFKKVVIGTLDAHDKVNGKGKQIIEDAGIEVISGILEKECQELNRRFFTFHQKRRPYLILKWAESGDGFLDQDFRPTQIGNALTRQFVHQLRSQEHAILVGTNTALTDNPSLTTREIVGRNPVRILIDFDLKVPTHFNLYNDEAETLVFNAVKNSVERNITFIKIEKQNFLETLMEKLFEQQIQSVIIEGGSFTLQQFIGQNLWDEAIIIKNENLHLLHGTKAPEFDFEKLETKQFRDNRIEFYKNS, encoded by the coding sequence ATGAACCACGAAATTTACATGCGGCGCTGCATCAATCTCGCCCAAAAAGCTTTAGGACAAACCTATCCAAATCCTTTGGTGGGTTGCGTAATTGTATATAATAACGAAATTATCGGCGAGGGATTTCATGAAAAGGCAGGTTGTGCTCACGCTGAAATCAATGCAATTAATTCTGTCAAAAACACAGCATTATTAAAGGAATCTACGATCTATGTTTCGCTGGAACCCTGCGCACATTTTGGAAAAACACCTCCATGTGCCAACAAAATTGTAGAAATCGCTTTCAAAAAGGTGGTCATCGGAACTTTGGATGCTCATGATAAAGTGAATGGAAAAGGAAAACAGATTATAGAAGACGCAGGAATTGAAGTTATTTCCGGAATCCTGGAAAAAGAATGTCAGGAACTGAACAGACGGTTTTTTACTTTCCATCAAAAACGGAGACCTTATCTTATTTTGAAATGGGCCGAATCTGGCGATGGATTTTTAGATCAGGATTTTAGACCGACTCAAATCGGTAATGCTTTGACCAGGCAATTTGTTCATCAGTTGAGGAGTCAGGAACATGCGATTTTAGTGGGAACAAATACGGCTTTGACAGACAATCCAAGTTTGACAACCAGAGAAATTGTGGGAAGAAATCCGGTGAGAATATTAATCGATTTTGATTTAAAAGTTCCTACCCATTTTAATTTATACAATGACGAAGCGGAAACACTGGTTTTCAATGCTGTGAAAAATTCAGTTGAAAGAAATATTACTTTTATTAAAATTGAAAAACAAAATTTCTTAGAAACGTTAATGGAAAAATTATTTGAACAGCAAATTCAATCGGTTATCATTGAGGGCGGGAGTTTTACTTTGCAACAGTTTATCGGCCAAAATCTTTGGGATGAAGCCATTATCATTAAAAATGAAAATCTGCATTTACTTCATGGAACAAAAGCACCGGAATTTGATTTTGAAAAGTTGGAAACAAAACAATTTCGGGACAATAGAATTGAATTCTATAAAAATTCTTAA
- a CDS encoding shikimate dehydrogenase family protein, whose translation MEQKKLGLIGKNISYSFSKNYFENKFKKLFLTNHTYDIFDLNDIGDVDQVFNDAHLYGLNVTIPFKEKIIPYLDELSDEAEKIGAVNTVLIKDNIKKGFNTDAFGFEKTLLLHKKDHHRSSLILGNGGAAKAIQYILEKHGIPYQTVTRKGDLNFENLSEEIVRENPLIIQCTPVGTFPNVKDCLEFPFAGLTSGHLIIDLIYNPEYTTFIKKSAENGAKTVNGFYMLEQQAEKAWEIWNVQKK comes from the coding sequence ATGGAACAAAAAAAATTGGGACTCATCGGAAAAAATATTTCCTACTCTTTTTCTAAAAATTATTTTGAAAATAAATTCAAAAAACTATTTCTTACCAATCATACGTACGACATTTTCGATTTAAATGACATTGGCGACGTTGACCAAGTTTTCAATGATGCACATCTATACGGTCTCAATGTGACCATTCCTTTTAAAGAAAAAATAATTCCTTATCTGGATGAATTAAGTGATGAAGCTGAAAAAATCGGTGCCGTAAATACGGTTCTTATAAAAGACAATATTAAAAAAGGATTTAATACCGACGCTTTTGGTTTCGAGAAGACACTTTTACTTCACAAAAAAGACCATCACCGTTCATCATTAATTCTAGGCAATGGCGGTGCTGCGAAAGCTATACAATATATTTTGGAAAAGCATGGAATCCCTTATCAAACGGTGACCAGAAAAGGAGATTTAAATTTCGAGAATCTTAGTGAAGAAATCGTTAGGGAAAATCCGTTAATCATTCAATGTACCCCGGTTGGAACTTTCCCCAATGTGAAAGATTGTCTTGAATTCCCTTTTGCCGGCTTAACTTCCGGTCATTTAATTATCGACCTGATTTACAATCCGGAATATACCACTTTTATAAAAAAATCCGCTGAAAATGGCGCAAAAACAGTGAATGGGTTTTATATGCTTGAACAACAAGCAGAAAAAGCATGGGAAATTTGGAATGTTCAAAAAAAATAA
- a CDS encoding GTP cyclohydrolase, with product MNVITILEVKTDADLKNFIKFPMELYKSNENYVPPLINDEKNIWNPRENAALDYSEFKKYLTYKDGKVVGRIAVMINHKEVNELKINKVRFGWLDFIDDIEVSKALIEKAIDYAREKGMSKIEGPMGFTNLDKAGMLTMGFDKIATMIGLYNFEYYPQHLEKLGLVKEKEWVEFELDFPEVLSEKVQKFSNLIAEKYKLRVLQFNNKKEILPYVEPMFRLLDETYKTLSTYTPITDEQIKTYQEKYFGFIDKDYIVCIVDEHNELISFAITMPSYSKALQKANGKLFPFGWYHFLQAGKKNLRANFYLIGIHPDYQRRGVTSIIFKEIWRNFSKKGVKILETNPELEENKSVQVLWQDYNPVNHKRRRTYSMEIGNEKQ from the coding sequence ATGAATGTGATTACGATTCTTGAAGTAAAAACCGATGCTGATTTAAAAAATTTCATCAAATTTCCGATGGAACTCTACAAAAGTAATGAAAATTACGTTCCGCCCTTAATCAATGACGAAAAAAACATCTGGAATCCCAGGGAAAATGCGGCTTTGGATTATTCAGAATTCAAAAAATATCTGACTTACAAAGACGGAAAAGTGGTGGGCAGAATTGCGGTGATGATTAATCATAAAGAAGTCAATGAATTAAAAATCAATAAAGTAAGATTCGGATGGTTAGATTTTATCGATGATATTGAGGTTTCAAAAGCGCTGATTGAGAAAGCCATTGATTATGCCAGAGAAAAAGGCATGTCTAAAATCGAAGGACCGATGGGTTTTACCAATTTAGACAAAGCCGGCATGCTGACCATGGGATTTGATAAGATCGCTACGATGATTGGCTTATATAACTTCGAATATTATCCACAACATTTAGAAAAATTAGGTTTAGTTAAAGAAAAAGAATGGGTAGAATTTGAACTGGATTTTCCGGAAGTTCTGTCAGAAAAAGTGCAGAAATTCAGTAATCTAATCGCTGAGAAATATAAATTGAGAGTACTGCAGTTTAATAATAAGAAAGAAATACTTCCTTATGTGGAACCCATGTTCAGACTGCTGGATGAAACCTACAAAACCCTCTCAACCTACACTCCTATTACAGATGAGCAAATAAAAACCTACCAGGAAAAATATTTTGGTTTTATTGACAAAGATTACATTGTTTGTATCGTCGATGAACACAACGAACTTATTTCCTTTGCGATTACAATGCCTTCTTATTCGAAAGCTTTGCAGAAAGCCAACGGTAAATTATTTCCTTTTGGTTGGTACCATTTTTTACAGGCGGGCAAAAAGAACCTGCGTGCTAATTTTTATCTCATCGGAATTCATCCGGATTATCAAAGAAGAGGCGTAACTTCAATTATATTTAAAGAAATTTGGCGTAATTTCAGTAAAAAAGGGGTTAAAATCCTTGAAACGAACCCCGAACTCGAAGAAAATAAAAGTGTACAGGTTCTCTGGCAGGATTACAATCCTGTAAATCACAAACGCCGCAGAACTTATTCAATGGAAATTGGCAACGAAAAACAATAA
- a CDS encoding MBL fold metallo-hydrolase RNA specificity domain-containing protein — translation MSAIKIKFLGAAGTVTGSKHLISAYGKNILIDCGLFQGLKELRLLNWEPLAFPADQIDLVLLTHGHLDHTGYLPRLVKAGFSGDIIGTSPTLQITEIILKDSAKIQEEDTVRANKFRYSKHHPALPLYNLDDVEKTLPLFKSKPLNDWQSINENIRYRFRYNGHIIGATFIEMEIGDKTLVFSGDIGREIDPLLFPPEKPEKADVLFIEATYGDRLHPEIPVIDALQKIINRCTERNGTIIIPSFSVERTQLLMYLFWQLKKSGKMAKIPIYMDSPMSRNVLEVFHQNRDWHKLSPEEYYGMCDEISFIGTINETLALAKDSRPKIIIAGSGMAAGGRVLTYFAKYLGDASATIMLAGFQAEGTRGRALLEGAKEVKLYGKYFTVRAAIENIEGLSGHADQNGLIGWMNKLTTKPEKIFIVHAEKEGAEGLQQQIKKVYDWDAEIPALNDHAEITVIP, via the coding sequence ATGAGCGCAATCAAAATCAAATTTCTGGGAGCAGCAGGTACTGTCACCGGTTCCAAACACTTAATTTCCGCATACGGAAAAAATATCCTTATTGACTGCGGACTGTTTCAGGGACTTAAAGAACTGCGGTTGCTGAACTGGGAACCGCTGGCGTTTCCAGCTGATCAAATCGATCTGGTTCTGCTTACCCACGGGCACTTAGATCATACCGGCTATTTGCCCCGATTGGTAAAAGCAGGATTTTCCGGTGATATTATTGGTACTTCACCAACGCTACAAATCACCGAAATCATTTTAAAAGACAGCGCCAAAATTCAAGAAGAAGATACGGTGAGAGCAAACAAATTCAGATATTCCAAGCACCATCCTGCCCTGCCTTTATATAACCTTGATGATGTAGAAAAAACTTTGCCTTTATTCAAATCAAAACCTTTAAATGACTGGCAAAGCATTAACGAAAATATCCGCTACCGCTTCAGGTACAACGGTCATATCATTGGTGCGACGTTTATCGAGATGGAAATCGGGGACAAAACTTTAGTATTCTCGGGTGATATTGGAAGGGAAATCGATCCTTTACTGTTTCCGCCGGAAAAGCCGGAAAAAGCCGACGTGCTTTTCATTGAAGCCACTTACGGTGACCGCCTTCATCCTGAGATTCCTGTTATTGATGCTTTACAGAAAATCATCAACCGCTGTACTGAGAGAAACGGAACCATCATCATCCCAAGTTTTTCAGTGGAGCGCACCCAACTCCTCATGTACCTTTTCTGGCAGCTGAAGAAAAGCGGAAAAATGGCAAAAATCCCGATTTACATGGACAGTCCGATGAGCCGGAATGTGCTGGAAGTTTTCCATCAGAACAGAGATTGGCACAAGCTTTCTCCAGAAGAATATTACGGGATGTGTGATGAGATCTCATTTATCGGTACCATTAATGAAACCCTTGCTTTGGCAAAAGATTCCCGTCCGAAAATCATTATCGCCGGAAGCGGCATGGCAGCAGGCGGAAGGGTCCTCACCTATTTTGCAAAATATCTGGGGGATGCAAGCGCTACCATTATGCTGGCGGGCTTTCAGGCAGAAGGAACAAGAGGCCGGGCTTTACTCGAAGGCGCAAAAGAAGTGAAACTTTATGGGAAATATTTTACCGTAAGGGCAGCGATCGAGAATATCGAAGGACTCTCCGGTCACGCCGACCAAAATGGTTTAATTGGCTGGATGAACAAACTCACCACCAAACCCGAAAAGATTTTCATCGTTCATGCAGAAAAAGAGGGAGCGGAAGGGCTGCAGCAGCAAATTAAAAAAGTCTATGATTGGGATGCCGAAATCCCAGCTTTGAATGATCATGCTGAAATCACTGTCATTCCATAA
- a CDS encoding M20 aminoacylase family protein, producing MSTEVLEKIKSGQETLTSWMNHMHETPELAMTETNTSKFIADRLREIGGWEIVEGVGKTGIVATMKVGDGNKSIGLRADFDALPIQEDNSLPYKSTIPGKAHLCGHDGHTTMLLGAAKYLSETKNFNGTVRLFFQPGEETMEGAPAMIADGLFEKFPVDSVYGMHNMPGLELGKFYFNTGKFMAAVDNWEIEITGKGSHGSMPELGIDPIVCGSALVMALQTIVSRNLSPWHNSVVNVGSFQSGLAGNAVPQNAILRLSIRNMDPDDRKMVLDKVRKITKAQADSFNCKVEIREGIPGTVLVNSEEETHWAANVAKETFGSDRVFTNAKPYMGSEDFAFMLEKEKGNYCMVGNGDTFMVHHPQYVFNQELLPVGARYWVALVENYLK from the coding sequence ATGAGCACAGAAGTTTTAGAAAAAATTAAATCAGGACAGGAAACCTTGACTTCCTGGATGAACCACATGCATGAAACGCCTGAACTGGCGATGACAGAAACGAATACCTCCAAATTTATTGCAGACCGACTCCGCGAAATCGGCGGTTGGGAAATTGTAGAAGGAGTGGGTAAAACCGGTATCGTAGCCACCATGAAAGTGGGCGACGGCAACAAATCAATCGGTTTACGCGCAGACTTCGACGCACTGCCGATTCAGGAAGACAATTCGTTGCCTTATAAAAGTACCATTCCCGGAAAAGCCCACCTTTGCGGGCACGACGGTCATACAACGATGCTTTTGGGTGCTGCAAAATATTTGTCAGAAACCAAAAATTTCAACGGAACCGTGCGGCTCTTCTTCCAGCCTGGCGAAGAAACCATGGAAGGTGCTCCTGCAATGATTGCAGACGGTCTTTTTGAAAAATTCCCTGTGGATTCTGTTTACGGAATGCATAATATGCCCGGATTGGAATTGGGTAAATTTTACTTTAACACCGGGAAATTTATGGCGGCAGTGGACAACTGGGAAATTGAGATTACGGGAAAAGGAAGTCACGGTTCTATGCCGGAATTGGGCATTGACCCAATCGTTTGCGGCTCTGCTTTGGTCATGGCATTACAAACTATCGTGTCAAGAAATCTTTCGCCGTGGCACAATTCTGTGGTGAATGTCGGGTCGTTTCAGTCTGGACTTGCAGGAAATGCAGTCCCACAAAATGCAATCCTGCGTTTAAGCATCCGAAATATGGATCCTGACGACAGAAAAATGGTTCTGGATAAAGTGAGAAAAATCACCAAAGCACAGGCCGACTCTTTTAACTGCAAAGTGGAGATCCGGGAAGGAATTCCTGGAACAGTGCTCGTCAATTCTGAGGAAGAAACGCATTGGGCAGCGAATGTAGCGAAGGAAACTTTTGGTTCAGATCGTGTGTTTACCAATGCTAAGCCGTATATGGGAAGTGAAGACTTTGCCTTTATGCTCGAGAAAGAGAAAGGAAATTACTGTATGGTAGGAAACGGCGATACTTTTATGGTTCACCACCCTCAATATGTCTTCAACCAGGAATTATTACCTGTCGGAGCGAGATATTGGGTAGCGTTGGTAGAAAACTATCTGAAATAA
- a CDS encoding zinc metallopeptidase, with protein MTGYYVIIGISMLVSWLVSSRLKAKFEHYSQVHLRNGMSGKEVAEKMLRDNGINDVKVISVPGQLTDHYNPANKTVNLSEGVYMQRNAAAAAVAAHECGHAVQHAVGYSMLQLRSKLVPMVNISSNLMQFVLIGGIVLMGATRTIQNPNGNTTVLAIGVAMFAVTTLFAFVTLPVEYDASNRAMKWLKDTGTVTSEEYVGVKDSLTWAARTYVVAALGSLAQLLYWASLLMGRRD; from the coding sequence ATGACAGGGTATTATGTAATTATTGGGATTTCAATGTTGGTAAGTTGGTTGGTTTCATCCAGATTAAAAGCAAAATTCGAACATTATTCGCAAGTACATTTGCGCAACGGGATGTCCGGAAAAGAAGTCGCCGAAAAAATGTTGAGAGATAACGGCATCAATGATGTTAAAGTAATTTCAGTTCCGGGACAATTGACGGATCATTATAATCCGGCAAACAAAACAGTAAATTTATCAGAAGGGGTTTATATGCAGAGAAATGCAGCAGCAGCGGCAGTTGCGGCACACGAATGCGGTCACGCTGTTCAGCATGCTGTGGGATATTCTATGTTGCAGTTACGGTCAAAATTGGTTCCGATGGTCAACATCAGTTCTAATTTAATGCAGTTTGTATTAATCGGTGGGATCGTCTTGATGGGCGCCACCAGAACCATCCAAAATCCAAATGGGAATACCACCGTTCTTGCTATTGGGGTAGCCATGTTTGCAGTAACCACTCTTTTTGCCTTTGTGACTTTGCCTGTGGAATACGATGCAAGTAACCGGGCGATGAAATGGTTGAAAGATACCGGAACGGTGACTTCAGAAGAATATGTAGGGGTAAAAGATTCCCTGACCTGGGCGGCTAGAACATATGTGGTTGCAGCATTGGGTTCATTGGCACAACTCTTATACTGGGCATCACTACTAATGGGAAGGAGGGATTAA
- a CDS encoding ATP-binding protein encodes MENRKIQTNWNVITGGPCTGKTTVVDLLAKRGYRTTIEFARHYIDMQEIKGRTVEEIRKNKKEFQLNVLKMQIAKESSLDPHEQVFLDRALPDAMAYYQFLGLKYDDILIEECHKYAYHKIFILDRLPLTNDYARLEDESEQLRIHHLIISVYESLHFPLVHVPVLPPEERVDFILKNI; translated from the coding sequence ATGGAAAATAGAAAAATCCAGACGAACTGGAATGTCATTACCGGCGGACCGTGCACCGGCAAAACAACAGTGGTGGATCTCCTTGCAAAAAGGGGCTACAGAACGACCATTGAGTTTGCCCGTCATTATATTGATATGCAGGAAATAAAGGGACGGACCGTGGAGGAAATAAGGAAGAATAAAAAAGAATTTCAGTTAAACGTCCTGAAAATGCAGATTGCAAAAGAATCAAGCCTGGACCCTCATGAACAGGTCTTTCTGGACCGGGCTTTACCCGATGCGATGGCGTACTATCAATTTTTAGGTTTGAAGTATGATGACATTCTCATTGAGGAATGCCATAAATATGCATATCACAAAATTTTCATTTTAGACCGGCTCCCTTTAACCAATGATTATGCGCGGCTTGAAGATGAATCGGAACAGTTGCGGATCCATCACCTTATCATCAGCGTGTACGAAAGTTTACACTTTCCACTGGTTCATGTACCGGTTTTACCGCCGGAAGAACGCGTGGATTTTATTTTGAAAAATATTTAA
- a CDS encoding IMPACT family protein has product MEFSFDTIKSPVENILIKEKGSKFIGFAFPVENEKEVKEALARVKEAHPKATHHCYAFRLGINGENYRANDDGEPSGSAGLPIYNQLLAHNITQVLLIVVRYYGGTKLGVSGLVKTYKESAKFTLESCELITKELQSEIEIQFEFDQQNVIFTLLNKFGAKIIDFKTEEKCTISAQLKTSEKENISEQLSEMQNISFEFVDS; this is encoded by the coding sequence ATGGAATTTTCATTTGACACCATAAAATCGCCGGTCGAAAACATCCTTATTAAAGAAAAAGGAAGCAAATTCATTGGTTTTGCTTTTCCCGTAGAAAATGAAAAGGAAGTAAAAGAGGCTTTGGCGAGAGTTAAGGAAGCACATCCAAAGGCAACCCATCACTGCTACGCTTTCCGTTTGGGAATAAATGGTGAAAATTACCGTGCAAACGATGACGGCGAACCTTCCGGCAGCGCAGGATTACCGATTTACAATCAGTTGCTGGCGCATAATATTACCCAGGTCCTGCTGATCGTGGTAAGATATTATGGCGGAACAAAATTAGGCGTTTCGGGTTTGGTTAAAACGTATAAAGAATCGGCTAAATTCACGTTGGAATCCTGCGAACTGATTACCAAAGAATTACAGTCTGAAATAGAAATTCAGTTTGAATTCGACCAGCAAAATGTGATTTTCACTTTATTAAATAAATTCGGTGCAAAAATAATTGATTTTAAAACAGAAGAAAAATGCACTATTTCCGCCCAACTCAAAACTTCTGAAAAAGAAAACATCTCAGAGCAGTTGTCTGAGATGCAAAATATTTCGTTTGAATTTGTGGATTCTTAG
- a CDS encoding NADH-quinone oxidoreductase subunit A, producing the protein MNLPENYIPIILQIAVGAGFVLLSILGTHFLGPRQKSTSTKKNESFECGVEVEGNARTPFSVKYFLTAVLFVLFDIEIVFFYPYAVNIREFGVEGFFAVLTFISVFFIAFVYVWKRGALDWDK; encoded by the coding sequence ATGAATCTCCCCGAAAATTATATCCCGATTATTCTTCAGATTGCGGTTGGTGCTGGTTTCGTTTTACTCTCTATCTTAGGAACTCATTTTTTAGGACCAAGACAAAAATCGACGTCTACCAAAAAGAATGAAAGTTTCGAATGTGGTGTAGAAGTAGAAGGAAATGCAAGAACGCCGTTTTCTGTAAAGTATTTTTTAACAGCAGTACTTTTTGTACTGTTCGATATCGAGATCGTCTTTTTTTACCCTTATGCGGTTAACATCCGTGAATTCGGTGTCGAAGGTTTCTTCGCAGTACTTACCTTTATCTCTGTATTTTTCATCGCTTTCGTTTATGTATGGAAACGCGGCGCACTGGATTGGGATAAATAA
- a CDS encoding restriction endonuclease has translation MKNKAERILITKSSGQKVPFNVGKLKKSLLRAGASDFEAEEVINEVISLLVEGMSTGKIHKVAFRLLKNVSRPVAARYKLKQGLLELGPSGFPFERYVAELLQVQEYKTQVGVFLQGHCVTHEVDITAEKEDHHIMIECKFHNRPGYVCDIKIPLYIHSRFRDVATSKNIATGQPEKFDQGWVITNTRFSEDAAQYAKCMGMQLVGWDYPKNNALKDWIDRSGLHPVTSLTSLTQKEKQQLLDDKIVLCKSIVNNRELLEHIGVRPPRLQKVQAECTALCEPFPMTVNSIKT, from the coding sequence ATGAAGAATAAAGCTGAACGCATCCTCATCACCAAATCTTCAGGACAGAAAGTGCCATTCAATGTCGGGAAACTAAAAAAATCCCTGTTAAGAGCCGGCGCCAGTGATTTTGAGGCGGAGGAAGTGATTAATGAAGTAATCTCGCTGCTGGTTGAAGGCATGTCGACGGGCAAAATCCATAAAGTTGCCTTCCGTTTACTAAAAAATGTTTCCCGTCCGGTCGCCGCGAGGTATAAACTAAAACAGGGACTGCTGGAATTGGGTCCTTCCGGATTTCCATTCGAACGGTATGTCGCTGAACTTTTACAGGTGCAGGAATACAAAACCCAGGTTGGAGTTTTTCTTCAGGGACATTGCGTTACCCATGAAGTGGATATCACTGCCGAAAAAGAAGACCATCACATCATGATTGAATGTAAATTTCATAACCGACCCGGTTATGTATGCGACATCAAAATACCACTGTATATCCATTCAAGATTTCGCGATGTGGCCACTTCAAAGAATATTGCAACGGGTCAGCCTGAAAAATTTGATCAGGGATGGGTCATCACCAATACGCGCTTTTCGGAAGATGCCGCACAGTACGCAAAATGTATGGGAATGCAGCTGGTCGGCTGGGATTACCCAAAAAATAACGCGCTGAAAGACTGGATAGACCGTTCCGGGCTTCACCCTGTTACCTCATTAACCTCACTCACCCAAAAAGAAAAACAACAGTTGCTGGACGATAAAATCGTGCTGTGCAAAAGCATCGTGAACAACCGCGAACTTCTTGAACATATTGGAGTGAGACCTCCACGTCTTCAAAAAGTGCAGGCCGAATGCACCGCATTGTGTGAACCATTTCCCATGACAGTCAACTCCATTAAAACGTAA
- a CDS encoding DUF349 domain-containing protein — MITEDSLSENHEKEPINKEVSNEQTAENPAATVTETPSDNPVDAVVEEQEETQKVQEAPAEIQPTIEEKESSEKPDAVKEAETKSFATEKPEENEEEEHHEEQAEDLSYLSLSEILSLMEALINKEDAGAHFRKFNQLKELANHLIHNQTEDLKSEFVAAGNPIELFSHQHPSQAKLSGLLNIYREKNAEYHKKQEESHHINLEHRQGIIENLKNLYTNTEAGTNLFKAIREIKEEWKNAGQVAKSEFKLLNNNYFHHLNQFYQMLDMNKEYMEQEFAHNLEKRQHIIERAKELQQEPSVQKALNELQYLHKLWKEEAEPVAEEFREKTWDEFKEISNKIHDRKSELTEQIEKEQNDNLVRKNEIIGEIKKMAEATKEINHNYWQNSIKKVEALRTEFLRLGNVPRKVSNQNWNDFKEHLRNFNVKKNEFYKGLKNSQQTNLDEKLKLIATAKDNMLSEEWEVVVPLFKKLQEDWKKIGHVPRSMTNKVWDDFREACNTFFNNFREKNNTANDNWKENFKSKKLLLDELKEIGNEEGSVEKIEQIKSKWNNIGKVPREKITINTEFNKVLRDKLKLNKIHEYDLKEEGLSENQVTDKARKIKNQIADLEAEIVKMENNVGFFSNSSRENPLLKETYQKIDDKKEQLESMKQSLHSILIGENQ; from the coding sequence ATGATTACAGAAGATTCACTTTCTGAAAACCACGAGAAAGAACCAATTAACAAAGAGGTTTCAAACGAACAAACAGCTGAAAACCCAGCAGCAACAGTTACTGAAACCCCTTCAGACAATCCTGTAGATGCAGTTGTAGAAGAACAGGAAGAAACCCAAAAAGTACAGGAAGCTCCTGCAGAAATTCAGCCAACCATCGAGGAAAAAGAATCTTCTGAAAAACCAGACGCCGTTAAAGAAGCAGAGACCAAATCATTTGCCACTGAAAAACCGGAGGAAAACGAAGAGGAAGAACATCATGAAGAGCAAGCGGAAGATTTATCCTACTTATCTTTATCTGAAATTCTGTCCTTAATGGAAGCCCTCATTAACAAAGAAGATGCCGGTGCGCATTTTAGAAAATTCAATCAACTGAAAGAACTGGCGAATCATTTGATCCACAATCAAACCGAAGATTTAAAAAGTGAATTCGTTGCCGCAGGAAATCCTATAGAACTTTTCAGTCATCAACATCCATCCCAAGCCAAACTTTCGGGCTTGCTGAATATCTATCGGGAAAAAAACGCTGAATACCACAAAAAACAAGAAGAAAGTCACCATATAAACTTAGAGCACCGTCAGGGGATTATCGAAAATCTGAAAAACCTCTATACCAATACCGAAGCAGGAACCAATCTTTTCAAAGCCATCCGCGAAATAAAAGAAGAATGGAAAAATGCCGGTCAGGTGGCAAAATCCGAATTCAAATTACTGAATAACAATTACTTCCATCATCTGAATCAGTTCTATCAAATGCTTGATATGAACAAAGAATATATGGAGCAGGAATTTGCACACAATTTAGAAAAAAGACAGCACATCATTGAAAGAGCCAAAGAATTACAGCAGGAACCTTCTGTGCAAAAAGCGCTGAATGAGTTGCAGTATCTTCATAAACTCTGGAAAGAAGAAGCAGAACCTGTTGCCGAAGAATTCAGAGAAAAAACATGGGACGAATTCAAAGAAATCTCGAACAAAATCCATGACAGGAAATCTGAACTGACCGAGCAAATCGAAAAAGAACAAAACGATAACCTGGTTCGCAAGAATGAAATTATCGGAGAGATTAAAAAAATGGCGGAAGCCACAAAAGAAATCAATCATAATTATTGGCAAAACTCCATTAAAAAAGTGGAAGCTTTGCGCACCGAATTCTTAAGATTAGGAAATGTCCCAAGAAAAGTTTCGAATCAAAACTGGAACGACTTTAAAGAACATTTAAGAAACTTTAATGTTAAGAAAAATGAATTTTACAAAGGTTTAAAAAATTCTCAGCAAACAAACCTTGACGAAAAACTGAAATTAATTGCCACCGCAAAAGACAATATGCTGTCTGAAGAATGGGAAGTCGTTGTTCCTTTATTTAAAAAATTACAGGAAGACTGGAAAAAAATCGGCCACGTACCACGAAGCATGACCAACAAAGTTTGGGACGATTTCCGGGAAGCATGCAATACTTTCTTTAATAATTTCAGAGAAAAAAACAATACAGCCAACGATAACTGGAAAGAAAACTTCAAAAGTAAAAAACTGCTTTTGGATGAATTAAAAGAAATCGGCAACGAAGAAGGAAGCGTAGAAAAAATAGAGCAGATTAAATCAAAATGGAATAATATCGGAAAAGTTCCAAGAGAGAAAATCACCATCAATACCGAGTTCAACAAAGTGCTTCGCGACAAACTGAAACTGAACAAAATTCACGAGTATGATTTGAAAGAAGAAGGACTTTCTGAAAACCAAGTGACCGATAAAGCCAGAAAAATCAAAAATCAAATTGCTGATTTAGAAGCGGAAATCGTGAAAATGGAAAACAATGTTGGATTCTTCAGTAATTCATCCAGAGAAAACCCTTTACTAAAAGAAACTTACCAGAAAATTGACGACAAAAAAGAACAGCTCGAGAGCATGAAACAAAGCTTGCACAGTATTCTGATCGGCGAAAATCAATAA